A window of Kiritimatiellia bacterium genomic DNA:
GATTTTTTCAGCCAGACCACGAAATTGCGTGTCGCCCTCTGGCTGAACCGCTTCCTGAAGAGGGTTGAGGTGCAGATAAAGGCCGTCTGCCTCGAGAACCTCCATGGCCTCGCGGCACTGTTGAATTGTGAATCCCTTGTTGAGCTGCACCGCTCCCAGGTTCGCAAACAGGAGGGCAGTTGGCGCGTAGCGCCGGAGTTCGAAACTTGCCCGCGCGCCGGGCTGCAGAAACATCACACGCTGAGAGCCGACGCCCATCGCGACTCCACGCCGCTCGGCCGCAACAGCAAGATTTCGGTTGATCTTTCGGAGGACGGTATGGTCGCCGCCCGTCATGCAGGAAATGATCAAAGGAAGCGAAAGGCGTTTTCCGAGAAAGACGATGGAGGTGTCGACCTCGTCCAGATTGATTTCCGGTAAAGCGCGGTGTCGAAGTCGAATCTCATCGAAATAATGTTTCTGGCGATCGGTCGCCGCGTCCTCTTTGATGATTGAAATATGTTCGACTTTGCGGCGATTGGTCGGATCGCCACTATGGCGCGCTGTTTTCATGAGTGACGAACTCATCCAATACGGGGGCGAAAAAGTCAATCTTGGCGCGATGTTCCGGGCAAAACCTTCGAAAATCTTCAAAAAAACTCTTGTTTTGCCGCTCCGCGACCGCAAGATGATGCCCTGATCGGAACGCAAAACCGCATTCCGACCGAATCAGGAGGCTCAAATCATATGGCACTGACCAAGTCGCAGACCGCGGCCAAACTGGCCGAGACCGTCGGGATCACCAAGAAGCAAGCCCTCGCCTTTTTCGAGGCGCTCGCGCACTTGGCCTACAAGGAGGCGAAAAACAGCTTCGTCATCCCGGGGATTGGCAAGTTGGTCCTGGTCCATCGCAAGGCGCGCATGGGCCGTAATCCGGCGACCGGTGAGGCGATCAAAATTCCTGCGAAGAAGGTCGTCAAATTCCGAGTCGCGAAGGCGGCTAAGGACGCGATTCTCGGCAGCAAGTAAAGCCACGCCAATCGCGAGCGCCAAAAAGGGATGATGTAATACGTCATCCCTTTTTGTTTTGCCACTCGGTTAGCTGCCATCGGGCGTGGAATGAAACCCCCTCCCGTTTTGTTTCCCAAGTGAGCCAACAGATGTGGAATCAGGCGTCAAGAAGACAAAGCGACAGAGCCTCAGAGAGGCTATCTGGGTAGTTCGAATCAGGATTGAGAATCCATCAGACGATCGCGACGTAGGAGACGGATGCAACCCGTGTCGGATTTGGTAGCGGGGTCGGGATTTGAACCCGAGACCTTCAGGTTATGAGCCTGACGAGCTACCTGGCTGCTCCACCCCGCAGTCCAAATAAAAACGAATATCAAAAGACTTATACATCAATCAGACTCGAGTGCAAGGAATTTTGGCGGTCAGTATTCAAAACCGCTTTTCCCGATGAATTCCCGCAAAATGGAGGTGGGGGGTACCGCATCCGCAGGAACGGGCAGGAAACTGGACAGAAACTCCTGCAACCGGCGCACTTCAATATAGTGGGGACAATCGGGTTTGATTTCCGCCAGCAGGGGTTCAACAAACGGCTTGAGCACGGCCAGCTCATAGTCCAAAGCGGAGTTGAAGGCAATGTCCGCCTCGCCCTGGAACGGGAAAATCCATGTCTTTTCGCCCCGCCTTACACTGGGCCACATTTTCATCGTCACCATTGCGGAGTGGCCTCGAAACTGGTAATCGCGAACCATCCGGCGAATGAGCCGGTTGTCCGTAGTTGAAATGCGATTGCTGCAGTCCAGATTCAGTTGTGTCAGGGCACTGATGTAGATCTTGAATTTCCGGTGTGCTGGTAATTCGGCTGTCAGCCGGGGATTCAGGCAGTGAATCCCTTCGAGAAGTACCATCTGATTTGGCTCAAGCTGCAAGGTGTCGCCGCGGAACTCCCGACAGCCCTTCACAAAATTAAACGTCGGCAACTCCACACGCTCCCCCTGATCGAGCCGACGAAGATGATCATTGAAAAGCGCGAGGTCGATGGCCTCGATATGCTCGTAATCGTATTCACCCTTTTCATCTCGCGGCGTGCGCTCCCGATTGACGAAATAATTGTCGACGGAAATGGTCACGGGTTGTAGCCCGTTGACCCGCAATTGCACAGCTAGACGTTTGGCAAAAGTTGTCTTGCCGGATGAGGACGGGCCTGCGATGAGCAGCCAACGGATCCTGTCGCGGTGGTGGGCCACGTGATCCGCAATCTGGGCAATTTTTTTCTCGTGGAGCGCCTCGGCGATTCGAATGAAATCGGCGATTTCCTTGTTTGCGATAATTTCGTTGAGCCGTCCCACATTGCTGACGTTAAGGATGCGGCCCCACCGCTTGTGCTCCTGAAAGAT
This region includes:
- the fni gene encoding type 2 isopentenyl-diphosphate Delta-isomerase, with amino-acid sequence MKTARHSGDPTNRRKVEHISIIKEDAATDRQKHYFDEIRLRHRALPEINLDEVDTSIVFLGKRLSLPLIISCMTGGDHTVLRKINRNLAVAAERRGVAMGVGSQRVMFLQPGARASFELRRYAPTALLFANLGAVQLNKGFTIQQCREAMEVLEADGLYLHLNPLQEAVQPEGDTQFRGLAEKIGEVAEALPKPVIVKEVGAGISREDAHLLVAEGIRFIDVAGAGGTSWSRIEHHRVRDAGHAHGLLFQDWGLPTPRALWDLRDLRPEVTLIASGGLRSGLDMAKAMVLGASLCGLAAPFLQPALKSAEAVEEEIERLRREFRIALFLLGVRSPAELIGHLEYIFEAPPSWGIP
- a CDS encoding nucleoside kinase, which gives rise to MKSIEVTMDDGRKMVCPIDSPVSTLLTNRTDEHGRHYLGAIVNNQLVTLVFKLEVDSHVRFVTFADPQGWRIYRATASFLLAKAVRELFPEARFSIEHSLGTGFYCSFGLDSREGISDEDLRLLDRRMRQLVARDLPIERRKVNYAEAVQIFEKQSQPDKLNLLRFRNPPKVVIYQCGDFADLSHGPLAASTGAITHFELIRHQPGFVIQFPDRSVPPRVPPLRPEPQLFQIFQEHKRWGRILNVSNVGRLNEIIANKEIADFIRIAEALHEKKIAQIADHVAHHRDRIRWLLIAGPSSSGKTTFAKRLAVQLRVNGLQPVTISVDNYFVNRERTPRDEKGEYDYEHIEAIDLALFNDHLRRLDQGERVELPTFNFVKGCREFRGDTLQLEPNQMVLLEGIHCLNPRLTAELPAHRKFKIYISALTQLNLDCSNRISTTDNRLIRRMVRDYQFRGHSAMVTMKMWPSVRRGEKTWIFPFQGEADIAFNSALDYELAVLKPFVEPLLAEIKPDCPHYIEVRRLQEFLSSFLPVPADAVPPTSILREFIGKSGFEY
- a CDS encoding HU family DNA-binding protein, coding for MALTKSQTAAKLAETVGITKKQALAFFEALAHLAYKEAKNSFVIPGIGKLVLVHRKARMGRNPATGEAIKIPAKKVVKFRVAKAAKDAILGSK